The proteins below come from a single Candidatus Cloacimonadota bacterium genomic window:
- a CDS encoding T9SS type A sorting domain-containing protein: MSEINAVLITPTMVPASNTSQQHNYTVVDNEVEIGGTYYYWLESVDANSSMFFGPVGIKVEGEVPPIYPEATALKNAYPNPFRANTSTNIDVELKEGENGTVTIYNLQGKVVKVYNVTPGSHTITWNGKDSNDNACSSGIYLYKLSTPSANATKRMVIIK; this comes from the coding sequence TTGTCCGAGATCAATGCAGTGCTGATCACACCGACCATGGTTCCTGCCAGCAACACCAGTCAGCAGCACAATTACACAGTTGTGGACAATGAAGTTGAGATTGGCGGCACCTATTACTACTGGCTGGAGAGCGTGGATGCCAATTCCAGCATGTTCTTTGGTCCTGTCGGCATCAAAGTCGAAGGCGAAGTGCCTCCGATCTATCCGGAAGCCACCGCCCTCAAGAATGCCTATCCGAACCCCTTCCGCGCCAACACCAGCACAAACATCGATGTTGAGTTGAAAGAAGGCGAAAACGGAACCGTGACCATCTACAACCTTCAGGGCAAAGTCGTGAAGGTTTACAATGTCACCCCGGGTTCCCACACCATCACCTGGAACGGCAAGGACAGCAATGACAATGCCTGCAGCAGCGGTATCTACCTCTACAAGCTGAGCACTCCTTCTGCCAACGCCACCAAGAGAATGGTCATCATTAAATAA
- a CDS encoding dinitrogenase iron-molybdenum cofactor biosynthesis protein yields the protein MKIAFTSAGTNWDAQIDPRFGRADFIIFYDEEKDEISSFDNRNIIKVAHGAGPQTAQNLFEFKPQVLITGNGPGGNAAAILSQMDLRIFTGAGGMTVREAYEAYKNGKLPQSD from the coding sequence ATGAAAATAGCTTTCACCAGCGCAGGCACGAACTGGGACGCGCAAATCGATCCCAGGTTCGGGCGAGCGGATTTCATCATCTTCTATGATGAGGAAAAAGATGAGATCAGCAGCTTTGACAACCGGAATATAATCAAAGTCGCTCACGGAGCCGGGCCGCAGACCGCGCAAAATTTATTTGAGTTCAAACCACAGGTGCTGATCACGGGAAACGGTCCCGGAGGCAATGCCGCCGCCATCCTGAGCCAGATGGATTTGAGAATCTTCACAGGAGCAGGGGGAATGACTGTTCGCGAGGCCTATGAGGCTTACAAGAACGGCAAACTGCCTCAGAGCGATTGA
- a CDS encoding peroxiredoxin — MENERHGIPLLGDKFPQMKVVTTRGMMTLPDDMRGKWFVLFSHPADFTPVCTTEFVAFQQRYEKFKALNCELIGMSVDQVFSHIKWEEWIKEKFGVEIQFPIIADTGAVANKLGLIHPGKDTNTVRAVFIVDAEGTIRIMLYYPQELGRNMDEILRAVEAMQVSDKNKVAMPANWPKGELFGDSVIIPPPKDVHGARERMEGAKTGDYECLAWWLCHKKLS, encoded by the coding sequence ATGGAAAACGAAAGACATGGAATACCGCTTCTGGGCGACAAATTCCCCCAAATGAAGGTTGTCACCACCCGCGGCATGATGACCCTGCCGGACGATATGAGAGGAAAATGGTTCGTGCTGTTCAGCCACCCGGCTGACTTCACCCCCGTTTGCACCACAGAGTTCGTGGCCTTTCAGCAGCGCTATGAAAAGTTCAAAGCCCTCAACTGCGAATTGATCGGCATGAGCGTGGACCAGGTGTTTTCGCACATCAAGTGGGAAGAATGGATCAAGGAAAAATTCGGCGTGGAAATCCAGTTCCCCATCATCGCCGACACCGGTGCCGTGGCCAATAAGCTTGGCCTGATCCATCCCGGCAAAGACACAAACACAGTTCGCGCTGTTTTCATAGTCGACGCCGAGGGTACCATCCGCATCATGCTTTACTATCCCCAGGAACTTGGCCGTAACATGGACGAGATCCTAAGGGCTGTGGAAGCCATGCAGGTTTCCGACAAGAACAAGGTTGCCATGCCAGCCAACTGGCCCAAAGGCGAATTGTTCGGTGACAGCGTGATCATCCCGCCTCCCAAAGACGTGCACGGCGCCAGGGAGAGAATGGAAGGGGCCAAAACCGGTGACTACGAATGCCTGGCTTGGTGGCTCTGCCATAAGAAGCTGAGTTAG
- a CDS encoding Mrp/NBP35 family ATP-binding protein, which yields MTEETKEKQAEVDLSGIKHRIMVMSGKGGVGKSTIAVNLAYGLALAGKQVGLLDADLHGPSVAKMTGSESSRASVNTEGKILPVRLHDNFHALSTAYLIDNADSALIWRGPMKMSALKDMIQNTEWGELDYLVIDCPPGTGDEPLSVVQLLGRVDGAVVVSSAQDVALLDVRKNLDFAQKLGVPVLGLVENMSWVACPHCGEKVELFSGDGIANALMDYNVDLLARLPFDSNITASCDGGRPFIYDFGKTESASILQDFVQGVIAKAEG from the coding sequence ATGACGGAGGAGACAAAAGAAAAGCAAGCCGAAGTCGATCTGAGTGGCATCAAACACAGGATCATGGTCATGAGCGGCAAAGGCGGGGTGGGAAAATCGACCATCGCCGTGAATCTGGCTTATGGCCTGGCCTTGGCAGGAAAACAAGTGGGCCTGTTGGATGCAGACCTGCATGGGCCTTCGGTGGCCAAAATGACCGGAAGCGAAAGCTCCAGAGCTTCTGTAAATACAGAGGGAAAGATTTTGCCAGTGCGGCTGCACGACAATTTCCATGCCCTCTCCACCGCCTATCTGATCGATAATGCCGATTCCGCCCTCATCTGGAGAGGGCCCATGAAAATGAGCGCTTTGAAAGACATGATCCAAAACACGGAGTGGGGCGAGTTGGATTATCTGGTCATTGACTGCCCTCCTGGCACCGGAGATGAGCCGCTTTCCGTGGTCCAACTGCTGGGCCGGGTGGATGGCGCTGTGGTGGTGAGTTCGGCACAGGATGTGGCTTTGCTGGATGTTCGCAAAAATCTGGACTTTGCTCAAAAACTGGGAGTGCCGGTGCTGGGATTGGTCGAAAACATGTCCTGGGTCGCCTGCCCCCACTGCGGTGAAAAAGTGGAACTGTTCAGCGGTGACGGAATCGCCAACGCGTTGATGGATTATAATGTGGACCTGCTGGCTAGGCTGCCTTTCGACAGCAATATCACCGCCAGTTGTGACGGAGGCAGGCCTTTCATCTATGATTTTGGCAAAACCGAATCTGCCAGCATACTGCAAGATTTTGTCCAGGGTGTGATCGCCAAAGCCGAAGGTTGA
- a CDS encoding DUF5320 domain-containing protein, giving the protein MPNYDGTGPFRDGRPGRGLGPCGRFGKAIGRGPGFGRGRCFGRGRQNRFRGGSKHWQNAAPWQESGTHPYNKAILEAEKQNLEEQLKWLNEQIAKFEDENK; this is encoded by the coding sequence ATGCCTAATTATGATGGAACAGGACCCTTCAGGGATGGACGCCCAGGAAGAGGGTTGGGGCCTTGTGGACGCTTTGGCAAGGCCATTGGCAGAGGTCCAGGCTTTGGCCGCGGACGCTGTTTTGGCCGGGGCCGGCAAAACAGGTTCAGGGGTGGCTCGAAACACTGGCAAAATGCAGCCCCCTGGCAGGAGAGCGGAACTCATCCGTATAACAAAGCCATCCTGGAAGCTGAAAAACAGAATTTGGAAGAGCAGCTCAAATGGCTGAATGAGCAGATTGCGAAGTTTGAGGACGAGAACAAATGA